The sequence GATCGGGTTCATGGCCACGCCGCGGACGGTCGGGCGCTTGCCCTTCCACCGCATGCGGCCGGCCTTGCCCCAGTTGATGTTCGACTGCTCGGCGTTGCCGACCTCGCCGACCGTCGCGCGGCAGCGCACGTCCACCATCCGCATCTCGCCGGAAGGCATGCGCAGCGTGGCGTACTTGCCCTCCTTGGCCAGCAGCTGGACGCCGGCGCCCGCGCTGCGGGCGATCTTGGCGCCGCCGCCGGGCCGCAGCTCGATGGCGTGCACGACCGTACCGGTCGGGATGTTGCGCAGCGGAAGGCAGTTGCCCGGCTTGATGTCCGCGCCCTGCCCGTTCTCCACCCGGTCGCCCTGGCGCAGGCCACGCGGCGCGAGGATGTAACGCTTCTCGCCGTCCGCGTAGTGCAGCAGCGCGATCCGCGCGGTGCGGTTCGGGTCGTACTCGATGTGCGCGACCTTGGCCGGAACGCCGTCCTTGTCGTGCCGGCGGAAGTCGATCAGGCGGTACGCGCGCTTGTGCCCGCCGCCCTGGTGCCGGGTCGTGATGCGGCCGTGGTTGTTGCGGCCGCCCTTCTTGGGGAGCGGACGCAGCAGCGACTTCTCGGGTTCGCGGCGCGTGACCTCGACGAAGTCGGCCACGCTGGACCCGCGACGACCCGGAGTCGTCGGCTTGTAATTACGGATGCCCATCTTTTTCGTTCATCCCTTGTCTGTCTTCGGGACGACCCGGCCTGTTTAGGCCGGGCCGCCGAAGATGTCGATCCGCTCGCCCTCGGCGAGGCTGACGATGGCGCGCTTGGTGTCCTTGCGCTTGCCGTAGCCGAACCGCGTGCGCTTGCGCTTGCCCTGCCGGTTGAGCGTGTTCACGCTCGTCACCTTGACACCGAACACCGACTCGACGGCCTGCTTGATCTGCGTCTTGTTGGCGTCCGTGCGGACGACGAAGGTGTACTTGTTCTCGTCCAGCAGCCCGTAGCTCTTCTCCGAGACGACCGGCGCGATGATGATGTCGCGGGGGTCAGCGATCTTGTTCATGTGCGACCCTCCTTACTTCTTCTTCGCGCGCGAGATGAACTCGTCGTACGCCGTCTTCGTGAAGACGACGTCGTCGTTCACCAGCACGTCGTAGGTGTTGAGCTGGTCGGAGACGATCACGTGCACGCTCGGCTCGTTGCGCAGGCTCTTCCAGGTCACGTCGTCCTCGCGGTCCAGAACCAGCAGGACGCGCTTGGCCTCGGTGATGTCGCGCAGCGCCTTCAGCGCCGTCCTCGTCTTCGGGGTGTCGCCCTCGATGAGGTTGTCGACCACGTGCACCCGGCCGAACCGGGCGCGGTCGGACAGGGCGCCGCGCAGTGCGGCGGCCTTCATCTTCTTGGGCGTCCGCTGCGAGTAGTCCCGCGGCTGCGGGCCGTGCACGACGCCGCCGCCGGCGAACTGGGGCGCGCGGGTCGAGCCCTGGCGGGCGCGGCCGGTGCCCTTCTGCCGGTACGGCTTCTTGCCACCGCCGGAGACGTCGCCCCGGGTCTTGGTGGCGTGCGTGCCCTGGCGCGCCGCGGCCAGCTGCGCCACCACGACCTGGTGGATCAGCGGCACGCTGGTCTTCGCGTCGAAGACCTCGGCGGGCAGTTCGATGTCGAGCTTGGAGGTCACTTGCCCGCTCCCTTCACTGCGTCGCGGACCAGCACCACGCCGCCGTTGGGACCGGGAACCGCGCCCTTGATGAGCAGCAGGTTCTTCTCCGCGTCGATGGCGTGGACGGTCAGGTTCTGCACGGTGGTACGGGCGTTGCCGTGCCGGCCCGCCATGCGGAGGCCCTTGAAGACGCGACCAGGGGTCGCGCAGCCGCCGATCGAACCCGGCGAGCGGTGCTTGCGCTGGGTGCCGTGCGAGGCGCCGAGGCCCTTGAAGCCATGGCGCTTCATGACACCGGCGGTGCCCTTGCCCTTGCTGGTGCCGGTAACGTCGATCTTCTGGCCGGCCTCGAAGACGCTGGCGGTGATCTCCTGGCCGAGTTCGAACTCGGTGGTGTCGTCGGCCCGCAGTTCGACGAGGTAGCGGCGCGGCGTGACGCCGGCCTTCTCGAAGTGACCCGTGCTCGGCTTGTTCACCTTGCGCGGGTCGATCTGCCCGAACCCGAGCTGGACGGCGGTGTAGCCGTCCTTCTCCTGGCTCTTGAGCTGGGTGACGACACACGGCCCGGCCTGGACGACGGTCACCGGAACGATCCGGCCCTCATCGTCGAAGACCTGGGTCATGCCGAGCTTCTCGCCCAGGACGCCCTTCCTCTGCGTACTCATCTCTCGGTGCGTCCCTTAGAGCTTGATCTCGATGTCAACGCCGGCCGGAAGGTCGAGTCGCATCAGCGAGTCGACCGTCTTGGGCGTCGGGTCGATGATGTCGATCAACCGCTTGTGCGTGCGCATCTCGAAGTGCTCGCGGCTGTCCTTGTACTTGTGCGGCGAACGGATGACGCAGTACACGTTCTTCTCGGTCGGCAGCGGCACCGGGCCCGCGACCTTGGCGCCCGTCCGCGTCACCGTCTCAACGATCTTCTTCGCGGAGGTGTCGATGACCTCGTGGTCGTAGGCCTTGAGCCGGATGCGGATCTTCTGTCCCGCCATGGTGGCCTCGGTGTCCTTTGCTGTAGTGCCGCTGGTTACTTCAGTGGTCGTGACGCGGCGGCCCGGTTGAGGTTGCCCGACGACCGGGCCGCCGCGTGACGAGGGGTGTTACTTGATGACCTTGGTGACGCGACCGGCGCCGACCGTCCGGCCACCCTCACGGATGGCGAACTTCAGGCCCTCCTCCATGGCGACGGGCTGGATCAGGTCGACGCGCATCTCGGTGTTGTCGCCCGGCATGACCATCTCGGTGCCCTCGGGGAGGTTCACCACGCCGGTGACGTCGGTGGTCCGGAAGTAGAACTGCGGACGGTAGTTGTTGAAGAACGGCGTGTGCCGGCCGCCCTCGTCCTTGGACAGGATGTAGACCTGCGCCTCGAACTCGGTGTGCGGGGTGTTCGTGCCCGGCTTGATCACGCACTGGCCGCGCTCGACGTCCTCGCGCTTGATGCCGCGCAGGAGCAGGCCGACGTTGTCGCCCGCCTGGCCCTGGTCGAGCAGCTTGCGGAACATCTCGACACCGGTGACGGTGGTCGAGGTGGACTCCGGCTTGATGCCGATGATGTCGACGGTCTCGTTGACGTTGACGACACCGCGCTCGATGCGGCCGGTCACGACGGTGCCGCGGCCGGTGATCGAGAAGACGTCCTCGATCGGCATCAGGAACGGCTTCTCGGTGTCACGCACCGGCTCCGGCACGTTCTCGTCGACGGCGTCCATCAGCTCGACGATCGACGCGGACCACTTCTCGTCGCCCTGCAGCGCCTGGAAGGCGGAGACGCGCACGACCGGGACGTCGTCGCCCGGGAACTCGTACTCCGACAGCAGCTCGCGGACCTCGAGCTCGACGAGCTCCAGGATCTCCTCGTCGTCCACCATGTCGCACTTGTTCAGGGCGACGACGATGTAGGGGACGCCGACCTGGCGGGCCAGGAGCACGTGCTCCTTGGTCTGCGGCATCGGGCCGTCGGTGGCGGCGACCACGAGGATGGCGCCGTCCATCTGCGCCGCACCGGTGATCATGTTCTTGATGTAGTCCGCGTGCCCCGGGCAGTCCACGTGCGCGTAGTGCCGGGCCTCGGTCTGGTACTCGACGTGCGCGATCGAGATCGTGATGCCGCGCTCGCGCTCCTCCGGCGCCTTGTCGATGTCCTCGAACGGCGTGAAGGGGTTGAGGTCCGGGTACTTGTCGTGGAGCACCTTGGTGATCGCCGCGGTAAGCGTGGTCTTACCGTGGTCGATGTGTCCAATGGTGCCGATGTTCACGTGCGGCTTCGTCCGCTCGAACTTGGCCTTCGCCACTGGTTGCTCCTTGTTGCTCCTCGGCCGCCTAGACGACCGCTTCGTTTACGTTCTGGTGATCTGTGGGCAGGCCCGGGTGCTTACTCGCCCCGCGCCTTGGCGATGATCTCCTGCGCGACGTTCGTGGGAACCTCGGCGTAGGAGTCGAACTGCATGGTGAAGACAGCCCGGCCCTGGGTCTTGCTGCGCAGATCACCCACGTAGCCGAACATCTCGGACAGAGGCACGAGCGCCTTGATGACGCGCATGCCGTGCCGCTCGTCCATGGACTGGACCTGACCGCGACGGCTGTTGAGGTCGCCGATCACGTCGCCCATGTTGTCCTCGGGCGTGGTGACCTCGACGGACATCATCGGCTCCAGCAGCGTGGGGGACGCCTTGCGGGCGGCCTCCTTGAACGCCATGGAACCGGCGACCTTGAACGCCATCTCCGACGAGTCGACCTCGTGGTAGGCGCCGTCCCTCAGCGTGACCTTGACGCCCACCATCGGGTAGCCGGCGAGGACACCGAACTCCGCGGCCTCCTGGCAGCCCGCGTCGACCGACGGGATGTACTCCCGCGGGATGCGGCCACCGGTGACCTTGTTCTCGAACTCGTAGCCGTCGGACCCGCCGCCGAGCGGCTCCAGGTCGATGATCACGCGGCCGAACTGGCCGGAGCCACCCGTCTGCTTCTTGTGGGTGTACTCGACCTTCTCGACCTTGCGGCTGATCGTCTCGCGGTAGGCGACCTGCGGCTTGCCGACGTTGGCGTCGACCTTGAACTCGCGCTTCATCCGGTCGACGAGGATCTCCAGGTGGAGCTCGCCCATGCCCGAGATGACGGTCTGGCCGGTGTCCTCGTCCGTGCGGACCTGGAAGGAGGGGTCCTCCTCGGCCAGCCGCTGGATCGCGGTGCCCAGCTTCTGCTGGTCGGCCTTGGTCTTCGGCTCGATCGCGACGTGGATGACCGGCGCCGGGAAGTTCATCGACTCCAGCACGATCGGGTTCTTGTCGTCGCACAGCGTCTCACCGGTGGTGGTCTGCTTGAGACCCATCACCGCGACGATGTCGCCGGCGCCCGCGCGCTCGATCTCGGTGCGCTTGTTGGCGTGCATCCGGTAGATCTTGCCGATGCGCTCCTTGCGCTCCTTGACGGAGTTCATCACGTTCGCGCCGGACTCCAGGACCCCGGAGTAGACGCGCACGAAGGTGAGCTTGCCCAGGTGCGGGTCGCTCGCGATCT is a genomic window of Actinomadura citrea containing:
- the rplD gene encoding 50S ribosomal protein L4; the encoded protein is MTSKLDIELPAEVFDAKTSVPLIHQVVVAQLAAARQGTHATKTRGDVSGGGKKPYRQKGTGRARQGSTRAPQFAGGGVVHGPQPRDYSQRTPKKMKAAALRGALSDRARFGRVHVVDNLIEGDTPKTRTALKALRDITEAKRVLLVLDREDDVTWKSLRNEPSVHVIVSDQLNTYDVLVNDDVVFTKTAYDEFISRAKKK
- the fusA gene encoding elongation factor G, which translates into the protein MATKTGVDLAKVRNIGIMAHIDAGKTTTTERILYYTGMSYKIGEVHDGAATMDWMEQEQERGITITSAATTCEWPVDDAKHTINIIDTPGHVDFTIEVERNLRVLDGAVAVFDGVAGVEPQSETVWRQADRYGVPRMCFVNKLDRVGAEFHRCVDMIENRLNATPLVLQLPIGAESDFKGVVDLVRMKALVWNEEAKLGEMYDTIDIPESHAETAREWHDKLVETLAENDDEIMELFLEGNEPTVEQLHDGIRRATIAAKLTPVTCGTAFKNKGVQPLLDAIVRYLPSPLDVEAIEGHAVRDEEKVLIRKPSEDEPFSALAFKIASDPHLGKLTFVRVYSGVLESGANVMNSVKERKERIGKIYRMHANKRTEIERAGAGDIVAVMGLKQTTTGETLCDDKNPIVLESMNFPAPVIHVAIEPKTKADQQKLGTAIQRLAEEDPSFQVRTDEDTGQTVISGMGELHLEILVDRMKREFKVDANVGKPQVAYRETISRKVEKVEYTHKKQTGGSGQFGRVIIDLEPLGGGSDGYEFENKVTGGRIPREYIPSVDAGCQEAAEFGVLAGYPMVGVKVTLRDGAYHEVDSSEMAFKVAGSMAFKEAARKASPTLLEPMMSVEVTTPEDNMGDVIGDLNSRRGQVQSMDERHGMRVIKALVPLSEMFGYVGDLRSKTQGRAVFTMQFDSYAEVPTNVAQEIIAKARGE
- the rplC gene encoding 50S ribosomal protein L3 produces the protein MSTQRKGVLGEKLGMTQVFDDEGRIVPVTVVQAGPCVVTQLKSQEKDGYTAVQLGFGQIDPRKVNKPSTGHFEKAGVTPRRYLVELRADDTTEFELGQEITASVFEAGQKIDVTGTSKGKGTAGVMKRHGFKGLGASHGTQRKHRSPGSIGGCATPGRVFKGLRMAGRHGNARTTVQNLTVHAIDAEKNLLLIKGAVPGPNGGVVLVRDAVKGAGK
- the tuf gene encoding elongation factor Tu — its product is MAKAKFERTKPHVNIGTIGHIDHGKTTLTAAITKVLHDKYPDLNPFTPFEDIDKAPEERERGITISIAHVEYQTEARHYAHVDCPGHADYIKNMITGAAQMDGAILVVAATDGPMPQTKEHVLLARQVGVPYIVVALNKCDMVDDEEILELVELEVRELLSEYEFPGDDVPVVRVSAFQALQGDEKWSASIVELMDAVDENVPEPVRDTEKPFLMPIEDVFSITGRGTVVTGRIERGVVNVNETVDIIGIKPESTSTTVTGVEMFRKLLDQGQAGDNVGLLLRGIKREDVERGQCVIKPGTNTPHTEFEAQVYILSKDEGGRHTPFFNNYRPQFYFRTTDVTGVVNLPEGTEMVMPGDNTEMRVDLIQPVAMEEGLKFAIREGGRTVGAGRVTKVIK
- the rplW gene encoding 50S ribosomal protein L23, with the protein product MNKIADPRDIIIAPVVSEKSYGLLDENKYTFVVRTDANKTQIKQAVESVFGVKVTSVNTLNRQGKRKRTRFGYGKRKDTKRAIVSLAEGERIDIFGGPA
- the rpsJ gene encoding 30S ribosomal protein S10 encodes the protein MAGQKIRIRLKAYDHEVIDTSAKKIVETVTRTGAKVAGPVPLPTEKNVYCVIRSPHKYKDSREHFEMRTHKRLIDIIDPTPKTVDSLMRLDLPAGVDIEIKL
- the rplB gene encoding 50S ribosomal protein L2 produces the protein MGIRNYKPTTPGRRGSSVADFVEVTRREPEKSLLRPLPKKGGRNNHGRITTRHQGGGHKRAYRLIDFRRHDKDGVPAKVAHIEYDPNRTARIALLHYADGEKRYILAPRGLRQGDRVENGQGADIKPGNCLPLRNIPTGTVVHAIELRPGGGAKIARSAGAGVQLLAKEGKYATLRMPSGEMRMVDVRCRATVGEVGNAEQSNINWGKAGRMRWKGKRPTVRGVAMNPIDHPHGGGEGKTSGGRHPVNPAGKKEGRTRQANKSSDRLIVRRRSKKKR